The DNA sequence TATGGCTCTACGTAATCGGGCTTGGAGTTTTGGGAACACTCTCACAGTTCTACATGACAAAGGCGTACGGCGAGACAAAAGCGGGAATAGTAGGAGCGGTGAGTTATACAAATATAGTCTTTGCGATCTTGGTCGGGGTTATGCTCGGAGATGCGCTCCCAAGCATTGTAACTGCATGCGGGATACTTCTTATCGTAGCGGCAGGAATCATGGTGGCAAAAGCAAAATGATTTTAGATTAAATTCATTATGCTATAATCACTTTCTATTTTTTATAAGGCAAACAGATGAAATTACTCGCCGGACCTTGCGTCATAGAGAGCGAAGAGAATATTTTTAAAATCGCTAAGGCTTTAGAGATTTATCAAAATGACAATACAATCGATTTCTATTTTAAATCAAGTTTTGACAAAGCAAACCGTACATCACTAGATAGTTTTCGCGGTTTAGGGATAGATGAGGGACTTAGAATTTTAGAGAAGGTAAAAAACGATTTTGGCTATAAAGTAGTTACTGATGTGCACGAGTCGCATCAAGTCTCCGCCGTTGCCGAAGTTGTCGATATGCTTCAGATCCCTGCATTTTTATGTCGTCAAACAGACCTGCTTGTCGCTTGTGCAGAGACGGACAAAGAGGTGAACATAAAAAAAGGGCAGTTCATAAATCCGCCCGATATGCGCTACTCTGTGGCAAAAGTGCTTAAAACCCGCGGCTGTGATGAGGTTAGCTATGAGGCTTCAAAAAGACACGGAGTTTATCTGTGTGAGAGAGGAAGCTCTTTTGGCTACGGAAACATTGTCGTAGATATGCGCTCTTTGGTTATTATGAGAGAGTTTGCACCGACTATTTTTGATGCAACTCACTCTGTTCAAGCTCCGGGCGCACTTGGCGGAAAAACGGGCGGAGACAGAACAATGGTGCCATATTTGGCTAAAGCGGCAGCAGCAGTCGGCGTGAACGGTTTCTTTTTTGAGACGCACTTTGACCCAAGCATAGCACTTAGTGACGGACCAAATATGATAAAACTAGATGAGCTAGAAGCTCTGATAAACAAAATTAAAAAAATACGGGAGATATAGAATGAATTTAATCGAAGGCAAATTAAAAGTAGTAAATGGCAAGAAAATTGCGATAGTAAGTACAAGATGGAATCACTTTATTGTTGATAGACTTGTTGAGGGCGCAAAAGATGCATTCGCACGTCACGGCGGAGACGATGCTGATTTGACACATGTTTTGGTTCCGGGAGCATTTGAACTTCCGATGATAGTTGACCAGCTTCTGGCTAGCAAAAAATATGACGCAATTTGTGCACTTGGCGCTGTTATCCGTGGGGCAACTCCTCACTTTGATTATGTCTCGGCTGAGGCTACAAAAGGGATAGCGACAATGAGCCTAAAGTATCAAAAACCTGTATCATTCGGGCTTTTGACAACTGACACAATTGAACAGGCTATCGAGAGAGCAGGCACAAAAGCGGGTAACAAAGGTTTTGAAGCGATGACGGTTGTTATTGAGATGTTAGACCTTTATGAGAACCTATAATCATGGCAACAAGACATCAAGCCAGAATGGCAGTTGTAAGTTTATTGTACGCATTTGATTTAGGCAACGGAAACATTGCAGAACATACGGATGAGATTTTAGAAGAGAAGAAGATTCGCAACAAGCAAAAAGATTTCGCACTCACTCTTTATGAGGGTGTTATGAAAAATATAGAGCCAGTTGATGTGGCAATAGTTAAACATCTAAAGGATTGGGATTTTGAGAGACTCGGAGCCATCGAGAGAGCAACACTCAGACTTGCAACTTATGAGATACTTTTTGGCGAACTTGACTCTGCGGTGGTTATAAACGAAGCGGTTGAGATCACAAAAGCATTTGGAACGGAGCAGTCGCCGAAGTTTATCAATGGCGTGCTTGACGCAATTTCAAAAGATAAATAAAAAATTTCTTAGAGCTTAATTGTAAAAACAGCTCCCTCTTGGGAGTTATCTACGCTTAGTTTTCCTCCCATTTTATCCTCTATAATTGTCTTTGCCAGATAGAGCCCGATTCCTGTTCCCTTATCTCTTTTTGTACTAAAGTAGGGGTCAAATATCTTCTCTTTTAGTTCATCTTCTATACCCAGAGCATTATCGCAAACTTCGATAATTATAGTGCCGTTTTCTTCTCTTATATTGATATCGATTTTACCCTCTTGCACAGCTCTCTCTTTTATAGCGTCTTTGGCGTTGACGATTAGGTTGAGCAAGACTTGAGAAAACTCATTTTTATTTGCTAAGAGAGTAGTTTTTTGCGAGGAGTTGATGGATAGTTTGATGTTTGAGTGTCTTATGGGTTCACCGATGATATTTAAAACACTTTGCAGTGCATCTTCTATAAAAAACTCGACTTTATTTGTATCATTTTTATAAAAATCTCTAAAGTTATCGACGGTGTTTGACATAAACTCTATTTGAGAGAGCGCATTTTGCATAGAGTCGTTAAACACCTCGTCGCTCATTTTCTCTTTTGCCTTAAACGCTTTAAGGTTTTGCAGGATAAGTGAAACTCTTGTGAGCGGCTGTCTCCATTGATGGGCGATGTTTGCCACCATCTCTCCGAGTTCTGCAAGTTTGCTTTGGCTTTGAAGCAGAGTGTCGAGTCTTTGCGCTTGAAGTGCAACCAAATCAAATATATTTTTAAGCGCTTTTGTAAAGATAACGGTAAAGAGAAGCGCCATAATGACGGCAAAAAGAAGGATAACGCCTATCATTTTATTGTTATAGCTTTTTGTTTTTTGTAGGGTTGCCTCATTTTCAACTAGTAGCATATCTACCTTATGTTCCCCTACAAAAAGCGGCTGCAAAAGATGTTTTTTCTCTCTTGCCTCATCTTTTATGTTAGCTTTTGTCCACGCAAGCTCCTGTTTGTGGTGCTTTATAAAGTAGCCCTCTTCATTTACTAAAGAGATATCATAAAGTGTGGAACTAATAAGGTTTTGTAAAAATGCGTCCATAAAAACATTGATGATTAAGATTCCCATAAATTTTTCATTGCGGTAGATAGGCGTGGCAAATCGAATTACAGATTTATGCGGAATTTCCACTTTTTCATGTTCTACATTAAGGTTGATATTTGAGATAAAAACCTCATTTTGCCCCATTTTTAAGACCTCTTGAAAATAGTCTCTCTGTGCCTTGTCTTGCAGATTTGGCGTTTTTTTGATTTTTTGCGACTCTTTGTCTCTCTCAAACCTCAAAAGCTCCAAACCATTTTTATCTATATAACGCATCTGCATGTAATCTTTATTCGCCTCCATCAGCGTTAAAAAGAGCAGATCTACAAAATAGTTCTCTTTTGCTTTAAACGTAAAATCTAAAAACTGCTCATTTTGCGAAACGGCGAGTAGCGCATCTTTTTTCATCTTTATATGTGCATCAAACTTCTCTTTTTTCTCACCGCTTTGAAGCTTTGCCTCTTTTAAAAACTGCTGTGTTTGCTGCTCTTTTGAAAAATAGAGATGCACAACGGCGATAGAGAGGATTAGGATAAGCGTAAAGATGATGTAGGAGAGAAAAAGCTTGATGCCAAATTTTAGTTTATTCATAGCTGCTTATCTTGTACCCTGCATTTCGTACATTGAGTATGAAGTTATCTTGCAGTTTAGCGCGCAATTTTTTTATCTGTGTTCTTAGTGTGTTGTCTTGCACCTCTTTGTTGTCCCAAATGTAATCTTTTAAAATATCGGTGGTTATAATTTGGTTGATGTTTTTACTTAAAATATAAAGAAGTTTTTTTTCATGTCCGGTTAAATCAACTACTTCATCTTTGTAAAAAAGCCCCATAGTGCTAAGATTAAAATGATAATTCTCGCTGATTTTTACACTGTTTTTCGCCGTATCTTGATAAAGAATCTGACTGATTCTAAGCTCCAACTCTTCAAGCAAAAAAGGCTTTCTTACATAGTCGCTGCACCCTAAATCATACCCTCTTTTGACATGTTCTATATCACTTTGGGCAGTTATGTAGATTGCGGGAGTCATTATGTTTTCTTTGCGAATCTCTCTAAGCGTCTCAAAACCGTTTTTTTTAGGCGTGTTAATGTCGAGCAAAAATATGTCGTAGTTTTGCAAGAGAGCGTTATCTAAAAGCGCTTCCCCATCATGAAAATAGTCAACCTGATGGTCATTTAACTCAAAATAGTTTTGTATCTCTTTGCAGATAAATTCGTCGTCTTCTAAAAGCAGTATTTTCATCTTTACCTAATCTCTCAGCACTTTAGCGGCACTTTTGTCTATTATCATTATAATGTAATCTCAAATGCAGGAGTAATTTATGAAAATTATAACACTTATTTTCTTTTTATCTTTTTTTGTTCTCTTTAGGGAGTCGGCAGCAGCTTCAAACAGCTTGGCTAAAGAGACATCGCCTTATCTTTTGCAGCACAAGGATAACCCCGTTGATTGGCACCCTTGGGGCGAGGAGGCATTTCTTAAGGCTAAAAAAGAGAACAAACTTATCTTCCTCTCCATTGGGTACTCTACATGTCACTGGTGTCATGTAATGGCACATGAGAGTTTTGAAAACGAGCATTTCGCAAAACTGCTTAACAAATATTTCATAAGCATAAAAGTCGACAGAGAGGAGCTTCCGCATATAGACGCATATTATCAAAAGGTCTATGCAACCATGAACTCCAAAGGCGGTGGCTGGCCTTTGACAATTATGATGACGGCTGATAAAAAGCCCTTTTTTAGCGGAACTTATGTTCCTTTGTCCGCAGGTTACGGTTCTCGTGGTTTAATGGATATTATAAACAGCGTTGCAACAATTTCTCATCAAAAATTAGCCCAGATGGGCGAAAAAGTGCTTTTGTCGGTTGAGCAGAGCCAAAAGTTTTCAAATCACAAAGCCCAGCTTATGTCAGGTCTTGCAAACAAAACTATCAGCGACTTTAAATCATATTACGACTTTAATAACAGCGGTTTTTCAAATCGACCGAAATTTCCCGAGGCTTCAAAAATCATACTGCTTCTGAAACTTTACGAGATAACAAAAAACAAAGAGAGTCTTGACATGTCGCTTAGCGCGTTGGACGCTATGGCAAAAGGCGGGATTTACGATCAGATAGAGGGCGGTTTTTACAGATATACGGTCGATGAGAAGTGGCAGATTCCCCATTTTGAGAAGATGCTCTACACAAACGGAGAACTTCTTGAAGCCTACTCTTTGGCATACAAACATACTAAAAACCCGCTCTATAAAAAAATCATAGATGAGACAATCGCCCAAATGGATAAAAGATTTCAAATCGGCGGCGTCTACATGAGCGCAAGCAATGCCGATAGCAAAAACCGCGAAGGAAAAAATGAGGAAGGATTTTACTTTGTCTATGAGCACGACGAAGCGTTTGAGTATCTCAAAAAAAGAGGT is a window from the Sulfurimonas crateris genome containing:
- the kdsA gene encoding 3-deoxy-8-phosphooctulonate synthase; the protein is MKLLAGPCVIESEENIFKIAKALEIYQNDNTIDFYFKSSFDKANRTSLDSFRGLGIDEGLRILEKVKNDFGYKVVTDVHESHQVSAVAEVVDMLQIPAFLCRQTDLLVACAETDKEVNIKKGQFINPPDMRYSVAKVLKTRGCDEVSYEASKRHGVYLCERGSSFGYGNIVVDMRSLVIMREFAPTIFDATHSVQAPGALGGKTGGDRTMVPYLAKAAAAVGVNGFFFETHFDPSIALSDGPNMIKLDELEALINKIKKIREI
- the ribH gene encoding 6,7-dimethyl-8-ribityllumazine synthase, encoding MNLIEGKLKVVNGKKIAIVSTRWNHFIVDRLVEGAKDAFARHGGDDADLTHVLVPGAFELPMIVDQLLASKKYDAICALGAVIRGATPHFDYVSAEATKGIATMSLKYQKPVSFGLLTTDTIEQAIERAGTKAGNKGFEAMTVVIEMLDLYENL
- the nusB gene encoding transcription antitermination factor NusB; its protein translation is MATRHQARMAVVSLLYAFDLGNGNIAEHTDEILEEKKIRNKQKDFALTLYEGVMKNIEPVDVAIVKHLKDWDFERLGAIERATLRLATYEILFGELDSAVVINEAVEITKAFGTEQSPKFINGVLDAISKDK
- a CDS encoding sensor histidine kinase; this translates as MNKLKFGIKLFLSYIIFTLILILSIAVVHLYFSKEQQTQQFLKEAKLQSGEKKEKFDAHIKMKKDALLAVSQNEQFLDFTFKAKENYFVDLLFLTLMEANKDYMQMRYIDKNGLELLRFERDKESQKIKKTPNLQDKAQRDYFQEVLKMGQNEVFISNINLNVEHEKVEIPHKSVIRFATPIYRNEKFMGILIINVFMDAFLQNLISSTLYDISLVNEEGYFIKHHKQELAWTKANIKDEAREKKHLLQPLFVGEHKVDMLLVENEATLQKTKSYNNKMIGVILLFAVIMALLFTVIFTKALKNIFDLVALQAQRLDTLLQSQSKLAELGEMVANIAHQWRQPLTRVSLILQNLKAFKAKEKMSDEVFNDSMQNALSQIEFMSNTVDNFRDFYKNDTNKVEFFIEDALQSVLNIIGEPIRHSNIKLSINSSQKTTLLANKNEFSQVLLNLIVNAKDAIKERAVQEGKIDINIREENGTIIIEVCDNALGIEDELKEKIFDPYFSTKRDKGTGIGLYLAKTIIEDKMGGKLSVDNSQEGAVFTIKL
- a CDS encoding response regulator transcription factor; translated protein: MKILLLEDDEFICKEIQNYFELNDHQVDYFHDGEALLDNALLQNYDIFLLDINTPKKNGFETLREIRKENIMTPAIYITAQSDIEHVKRGYDLGCSDYVRKPFLLEELELRISQILYQDTAKNSVKISENYHFNLSTMGLFYKDEVVDLTGHEKKLLYILSKNINQIITTDILKDYIWDNKEVQDNTLRTQIKKLRAKLQDNFILNVRNAGYKISSYE
- a CDS encoding thioredoxin domain-containing protein yields the protein MKIITLIFFLSFFVLFRESAAASNSLAKETSPYLLQHKDNPVDWHPWGEEAFLKAKKENKLIFLSIGYSTCHWCHVMAHESFENEHFAKLLNKYFISIKVDREELPHIDAYYQKVYATMNSKGGGWPLTIMMTADKKPFFSGTYVPLSAGYGSRGLMDIINSVATISHQKLAQMGEKVLLSVEQSQKFSNHKAQLMSGLANKTISDFKSYYDFNNSGFSNRPKFPEASKIILLLKLYEITKNKESLDMSLSALDAMAKGGIYDQIEGGFYRYTVDEKWQIPHFEKMLYTNGELLEAYSLAYKHTKNPLYKKIIDETIAQMDKRFQIGGVYMSASNADSKNREGKNEEGFYFVYEHDEAFEYLKKRGLKESVINAALGYLGITEDGNFEGHLSNPHITADVAPKALQRAKELLLEMRKTREYPFVDNKINTAWNALYIKGKFKAAIADKKYVMQAKKSLDALLEKMYVEGELYHQSVPNVKPTQKALLEDYAFLTSALFEAYQATLEQRYFKLYKEIVEKSITLFYREGRWLESNDGFVTYADISERAYASALAQQSINLLNYATVLADMKKFAMAKEIAELYSATINASPSSYPTATLASLMFEYEPIFIKSTKSNLDSFDANDIKYPFVYRYVYDADEYLACKINSCFSYDTEFEKVKKDIESLLKR